The proteins below are encoded in one region of Ferroplasma acidiphilum:
- the secY gene encoding preprotein translocase subunit SecY, with the protein MTEIRRNKGAAIPVIFIFALFIVVFYYFSHYTGLKLFILGLLSSPLFIIAYLLLSYKGPKKSRLYGLENLTAKLPAIKKAKGHVPFKYKLMWTAVVVLIYFALTNIYIYGLNTSKTVDVFASFRAIFAGASGSLMDLGIGPIVTASIVMQLFAGAKIFNLDLSDSSDKAIYQGFQKLLVIIMIFVEAIPQAFGFLVPDAGLVSNIAHVVPGYGEFLAQSIIILQLFFGSYLVFLMDEVVSKYGIGSGISLFIAAGVSQQLFTGTFNWIPSTITSPLSLSNPPAGAIPKALYLFINAPGSYLTNTGMEQILFAQPNPMIALVGTLLIFFVVAFFQSSKIELPIAHERVRGARGRYPLQLLYASNIPVILATALLANISMWTLLFWDSPVLSKIPILGHSHLLGSYASAAQISTLGISSTTPTGGLAYYLYTPNGLSDWLFPILQPSVSQSVLLGHTPVEELIHIVVFMVFLVGFSILFAKFWIETTNMGPDAVAKQIRSSGMQIPGFRRDPRIMAKVLSKYIPAITIFSGAIVGILAGAADLIGTVGDTSGTGLLLAVGIVIQFYEAMGREQLMEMHPLIRQFFNGG; encoded by the coding sequence ATGACTGAAATCCGTAGAAATAAGGGAGCGGCTATCCCAGTAATATTCATATTCGCTCTTTTTATTGTTGTATTTTATTATTTTTCTCATTATACAGGACTAAAGCTGTTCATACTGGGCTTGTTATCATCCCCATTATTTATTATTGCATACCTGTTATTGAGTTATAAAGGACCGAAGAAGAGCAGGCTATATGGGCTGGAAAATCTTACCGCAAAGTTGCCTGCAATTAAGAAGGCTAAGGGACACGTACCGTTTAAATATAAATTGATGTGGACTGCTGTAGTAGTGCTGATATATTTTGCACTAACGAATATCTACATATATGGATTAAACACATCGAAAACAGTGGATGTTTTTGCTTCATTCAGGGCAATATTCGCCGGTGCATCAGGTTCATTAATGGATCTTGGCATAGGCCCAATAGTCACAGCCAGTATAGTAATGCAGCTTTTCGCCGGAGCAAAAATATTTAACCTGGATCTGAGTGATTCCAGTGATAAGGCTATTTATCAGGGTTTCCAGAAACTTCTGGTAATAATAATGATATTTGTTGAAGCTATACCCCAGGCCTTTGGATTTCTGGTACCTGATGCAGGGCTTGTCTCAAACATAGCCCATGTTGTTCCTGGATACGGTGAGTTTCTGGCACAATCAATAATTATATTGCAGCTATTCTTTGGATCATACCTTGTATTTCTGATGGATGAAGTAGTATCAAAATACGGTATAGGTTCTGGAATTTCGCTCTTTATAGCAGCAGGTGTGTCACAGCAGTTGTTTACCGGCACATTTAACTGGATTCCATCAACTATAACTTCTCCATTATCATTATCTAATCCTCCTGCCGGAGCAATACCAAAGGCACTTTACCTGTTTATCAATGCTCCCGGTTCATATCTAACAAATACAGGAATGGAGCAGATTCTTTTCGCACAGCCAAATCCTATGATTGCACTGGTTGGAACCCTGCTTATATTCTTTGTGGTTGCATTCTTCCAGAGTAGCAAGATAGAATTGCCTATAGCGCATGAACGGGTGCGGGGAGCACGGGGACGGTATCCTTTGCAGCTTTTATATGCATCTAACATACCGGTAATACTTGCGACTGCCCTGCTGGCAAATATCTCAATGTGGACACTTCTGTTCTGGGATAGTCCGGTCTTGAGTAAAATTCCTATACTGGGGCATAGCCATCTCTTAGGTTCGTATGCAAGTGCTGCGCAGATCTCTACGTTGGGAATATCCAGCACAACTCCCACCGGAGGTCTCGCGTATTATCTGTATACGCCTAACGGCTTATCGGACTGGTTGTTCCCCATATTGCAACCATCTGTATCTCAAAGCGTGTTATTGGGTCACACGCCTGTGGAGGAATTAATACATATTGTGGTATTTATGGTGTTCCTGGTCGGATTCAGTATACTCTTCGCAAAATTCTGGATTGAAACAACCAACATGGGTCCAGATGCAGTTGCGAAACAGATACGGTCCAGTGGCATGCAGATACCGGGTTTCAGAAGAGACCCCCGTATAATGGCAAAGGTGCTTAGCAAATATATACCAGCCATAACCATATTCAGTGGTGCTATAGTTGGTATCCTTGCGGGGGCTGCAGACCTTATCGGGACGGTAGGTGATACCAGTGGAACCGGCTTGCTTCTGGCCGTGGGAATAGTAATCCAGTTCTATGAAGCAATGGGAAGGGAACAGCTTATGGAAATGCATCCTCTGATAAGACAGTTCTTCAATGGTGGATAA
- a CDS encoding adenylate kinase, with translation MRVVISGIPGVGKSTILDMVSKKSMYEIINFGSLMFDMARDLDLVKSRDDIRRLDVDTQRNLQKKTSNQLGKMDNIIIDTHMSIKSPAGYLPGLPAWVLNELMVSSYFLIESTPAEIKRRRDNDSTRSRDEDTINDIEEHQQVNRYYAAAYSVYSGATIKYIYNPDNHPEIAAEAILRGL, from the coding sequence ATGAGAGTAGTTATTTCAGGAATACCGGGTGTAGGAAAATCTACAATACTTGATATGGTTTCAAAGAAGTCTATGTACGAAATTATCAATTTCGGGTCACTTATGTTTGACATGGCCAGAGACCTTGATCTGGTCAAATCCAGAGATGATATAAGAAGGCTCGATGTGGATACTCAGAGAAATCTTCAGAAAAAAACATCCAACCAGCTGGGAAAGATGGATAATATCATTATCGACACACACATGTCAATAAAATCTCCTGCAGGTTACCTTCCGGGGTTGCCAGCATGGGTTCTTAATGAACTGATGGTGTCGTCATACTTTCTCATTGAATCAACTCCTGCAGAAATTAAGCGGCGCCGTGACAATGATTCCACAAGAAGCAGGGATGAAGATACTATCAATGACATAGAAGAACACCAGCAGGTTAACAGGTATTATGCCGCAGCATATTCTGTATACTCTGGGGCCACAATAAAGTATATATACAATCCAGACAATCATCCAGAGATAGCAGCAGAGGCTATTTTGAGAGGTTTATAA
- a CDS encoding DUF106 domain-containing protein produces MQQGNNRPAQNPQMTKFMMIEFVFMFAGLGLIFIISDPSIRNPLGHYLNYVFMPLLGFNYELPILTLMLTGIVLGLISSIPRYFFTDWLKMGKTQMISKAYQKAMREAYRSGDRARQQKLQKLSMQRQMDQAALSMNTMKPLMVTEIFFFLIFIWLYVFMLTIHYQYVSMPWDLNLNIVTSKIYIMPLWMALYTLGNLAVGYFVTSIMKFVDFTYKLRKLDDDSARSL; encoded by the coding sequence ATGCAACAGGGAAATAATAGGCCAGCACAGAATCCGCAGATGACTAAGTTCATGATGATAGAGTTTGTTTTCATGTTCGCAGGTCTCGGGTTAATATTCATTATCAGTGATCCATCAATAAGAAATCCTCTGGGGCACTACCTTAATTATGTTTTTATGCCATTATTAGGTTTTAATTACGAACTGCCGATTTTGACTTTAATGCTTACCGGAATAGTTCTGGGTCTTATATCTTCAATACCAAGGTATTTCTTCACTGATTGGCTGAAAATGGGAAAAACACAGATGATTAGTAAGGCATACCAGAAAGCTATGAGGGAAGCGTACAGGTCTGGAGATCGTGCAAGGCAGCAGAAATTACAGAAATTGTCAATGCAGAGGCAGATGGACCAGGCTGCACTTTCAATGAATACAATGAAACCACTTATGGTCACAGAAATATTCTTTTTCCTGATATTTATATGGCTATACGTCTTTATGCTTACAATACACTACCAGTATGTTTCAATGCCCTGGGATTTAAATCTTAACATAGTTACATCAAAAATATATATTATGCCACTGTGGATGGCACTATACACACTTGGAAACCTTGCTGTAGGATACTTCGTTACCAGTATTATGAAATTTGTGGACTTTACATACAAACTAAGAAAATTGGATGATGACTCAGCGCGTTCACTATGA
- the cmk gene encoding (d)CMP kinase codes for MIITISGESGSGKTTVGKLLASSLNYKFFSGGYFFRKKAEEYNMDLIDFSNYAEHHPEIDKEEDRMIVEFMQHNDNIILESRLSGYMAYKNNINAIKIYLNTDIATRVDRLASRDKGVDRAGIMTRARSEFLRYMIFYGIDYRVFTNYDYIIDTDHISPENIVNDIVDFYNKFEPDKNKG; via the coding sequence ATGATAATAACAATTAGCGGGGAATCAGGGTCAGGCAAAACTACAGTTGGCAAATTGCTGGCTTCCAGTTTAAATTATAAATTTTTTTCTGGCGGTTATTTTTTCAGGAAGAAAGCTGAAGAATATAACATGGATCTAATTGACTTTAGCAATTATGCGGAGCATCATCCTGAAATTGATAAAGAAGAAGATAGGATGATTGTTGAATTCATGCAGCATAATGACAATATTATACTTGAATCAAGATTATCGGGATATATGGCATATAAGAATAATATAAATGCTATTAAAATTTATTTGAACACAGATATTGCCACCAGAGTTGATCGATTAGCCAGCAGAGACAAAGGAGTAGATAGGGCTGGAATAATGACGCGGGCAAGGTCAGAGTTTTTAAGATATATGATTTTCTATGGAATAGATTACCGGGTTTTTACAAACTATGACTATATAATAGACACAGACCATATATCTCCTGAGAATATTGTTAACGATATAGTAGACTTTTACAATAAATTCGAACCTGATAAAAACAAAGGTTAA
- a CDS encoding RNA-guided pseudouridylation complex pseudouridine synthase subunit Cbf5 has product MYASNSTPEEINGFIVIDKPKGPTSHQIDAWVREITGEKRVGHIGTLDPNVSGVLVMALGKATKLIDIVHERPKEYISVMRLYSTADTDNIMKVFKEFTGKIYQLPPVRSAVSRQVRERTIYNMDVLEIQEKLILFRVKCESGTYIRTLCTDMGYVIGTGAQMADLRRLSTGQFNESHIHTLQELSDSVVLKKQGDTSLFDNMVIPMDFVFADSPKVVVKNTAIKNIMHGSDIYPSGIKALIGDIHKGSRVAIYSGDNELLAFGTMLVDSLNDLKAVDLDGILSDKYGENNVVRKNNRQKNIPVQKPAKRLHEHIRKPEARDNPGNGRDMFRKNPGFKGNPSKIRKRKNKF; this is encoded by the coding sequence ATGTATGCTTCAAATTCAACCCCGGAAGAAATAAACGGTTTTATCGTGATAGACAAGCCGAAGGGCCCGACCAGCCACCAGATCGATGCATGGGTCAGGGAAATCACAGGTGAAAAAAGAGTGGGCCATATAGGTACACTGGACCCGAATGTATCCGGTGTCCTTGTAATGGCACTTGGAAAGGCCACAAAACTGATAGATATAGTACACGAAAGGCCAAAAGAATATATATCTGTTATGAGGCTTTACTCCACTGCTGATACAGATAATATAATGAAGGTGTTTAAAGAATTCACCGGGAAGATTTACCAGTTGCCCCCTGTGAGGTCAGCAGTTTCAAGGCAAGTCAGGGAAAGGACAATATATAATATGGATGTACTGGAAATTCAGGAAAAATTAATACTTTTCAGGGTTAAATGTGAGTCAGGTACATATATACGGACATTATGTACGGATATGGGCTATGTAATTGGTACAGGGGCCCAGATGGCAGATTTGAGAAGGCTTTCAACAGGGCAGTTTAATGAATCGCATATACACACCCTGCAGGAACTCAGCGATTCAGTAGTTTTAAAAAAACAGGGAGACACATCATTGTTTGACAATATGGTAATCCCTATGGATTTCGTTTTCGCCGATTCTCCAAAGGTTGTCGTGAAAAATACGGCAATAAAAAATATTATGCACGGTTCGGATATATACCCTTCCGGAATAAAAGCCCTGATAGGGGATATACACAAGGGAAGCCGTGTTGCTATATACTCTGGTGATAATGAGCTGCTTGCCTTTGGCACAATGCTCGTGGACAGTTTAAATGACCTTAAGGCAGTGGACCTTGATGGAATATTGAGTGATAAATATGGAGAAAATAATGTGGTACGGAAAAATAATAGACAAAAAAATATACCTGTACAGAAACCTGCAAAAAGATTACATGAACATATTAGAAAGCCTGAGGCAAGGGATAATCCCGGAAACGGAAGAGACATGTTCAGAAAAAATCCCGGATTTAAGGGAAATCCTTCTAAAATTCGAAAAAGAAAGAATAAATTCTGA
- a CDS encoding NOP5/NOP56 family protein, whose protein sequence is MLESLRQGIIPETEETCSEKIPDLREILLKFEKERINSEFSHDQYIIKVYSVKKELEEIINLYLEKLVSIYTLLDIKYNNDPCLYFSKLKNAGLQDVDNAAAEMGINMCSFRSYLDNYLGNEIEKYMPHTVSLIGKTLALDFLLKSGSLENLVKYPAGTLQILGAEKAFFNHMRKGTPPPKHGIIFNYPGLSALPPNQRGKVARAIANKMAITLKMDFFKTDGDTEGMVNEIKKKMNIQV, encoded by the coding sequence ATATTAGAAAGCCTGAGGCAAGGGATAATCCCGGAAACGGAAGAGACATGTTCAGAAAAAATCCCGGATTTAAGGGAAATCCTTCTAAAATTCGAAAAAGAAAGAATAAATTCTGAATTTTCCCACGATCAGTACATCATAAAAGTTTATTCTGTTAAAAAGGAATTAGAGGAAATAATTAACCTGTATCTGGAAAAGCTTGTTTCAATATACACTTTGCTTGATATAAAATATAACAATGATCCCTGCCTTTATTTCTCAAAATTAAAAAATGCAGGATTGCAGGATGTGGATAATGCGGCCGCTGAGATGGGAATCAATATGTGTAGCTTCAGGTCTTATCTGGACAATTATCTGGGCAATGAAATAGAAAAATACATGCCACATACAGTATCATTGATAGGGAAAACACTTGCACTTGACTTTCTTCTTAAATCTGGCAGCCTGGAAAATCTTGTGAAATACCCGGCTGGAACCCTGCAAATACTTGGTGCAGAAAAAGCTTTTTTCAACCATATGAGGAAGGGCACACCACCACCTAAACATGGAATTATTTTTAACTATCCCGGGCTGTCTGCATTGCCACCAAACCAGCGTGGAAAGGTTGCCAGGGCAATAGCAAATAAGATGGCAATAACATTGAAAATGGATTTTTTTAAAACAGATGGAGATACTGAAGGAATGGTAAATGAAATTAAAAAGAAAATGAATATTCAGGTGTAA
- the purF gene encoding amidophosphoribosyltransferase, protein MSGKKGVLTVDFHPPELDITTGQKPSEECAVVGYIGNNAYTNIIFALRALQHRGQESSGIATFDGKIHIKKGMGFVSEVFRDEFLEGRIGIGHNRYSTAGSKGVENAGPFVISSSMGYIGISHNGEVTNAHDLREKLKEKGYIFYSSSDTEVMLTEIVSEINKYGIRDGIKKAMLKIKGAYALAILINDTLYALRDPFGFRPLILGKNNDGYIVASESAAIDTVSGKVIRDVKPGELIEIRETGYRSIFTIEHKKSHCMFEYVYFARPDSIIDGREVFDVRYNIGVRLATENPVNADVVVPVPDSGRSQALGYSVYSKIPYSEGLIKNRYSDRTFILPDQESRYNAIKIKLNTIKSVINGKRVVLVDDSIVRGNTMRHIIGILRKDGATEVHVRVGSPPIIAPCYFGVDMKTKDDFIANNNSIEDIRKEIGADSLAYISIEGLKESIGMNELCLGCLTGIYPDDIPEGAKPNYT, encoded by the coding sequence ATGTCAGGGAAAAAAGGTGTTCTTACTGTGGATTTCCATCCCCCAGAATTAGACATTACAACTGGGCAAAAGCCAAGTGAAGAATGTGCTGTTGTCGGATATATAGGCAACAATGCATATACCAATATAATTTTTGCACTGAGGGCCCTGCAGCATAGGGGGCAGGAGAGTTCAGGCATAGCTACTTTTGATGGGAAAATACATATAAAAAAGGGTATGGGTTTTGTATCCGAAGTTTTCAGGGATGAATTTTTAGAGGGGAGAATAGGAATAGGCCATAACAGGTATTCAACTGCAGGATCCAAGGGTGTTGAGAATGCAGGGCCATTTGTAATATCTTCCTCCATGGGGTATATAGGCATATCCCATAATGGGGAGGTTACCAATGCACATGACCTGCGGGAAAAACTGAAAGAAAAGGGTTACATATTTTATAGCTCCAGCGATACAGAGGTTATGCTCACAGAAATTGTGAGTGAGATCAATAAATACGGCATCAGGGATGGAATTAAAAAAGCTATGCTGAAAATTAAGGGCGCCTATGCGCTGGCCATTCTTATCAATGATACATTATATGCTCTGAGAGATCCTTTCGGATTCAGGCCACTTATACTTGGAAAGAATAATGATGGATATATAGTGGCTTCTGAGAGTGCAGCAATTGACACGGTTTCCGGGAAGGTTATCCGGGATGTAAAACCCGGGGAATTAATAGAGATCAGGGAAACAGGCTACAGGAGCATCTTTACCATAGAACATAAGAAATCACACTGTATGTTTGAATATGTATATTTTGCCAGGCCCGATAGCATAATTGACGGAAGGGAAGTTTTTGATGTCAGGTATAACATAGGTGTAAGGCTTGCAACTGAAAACCCTGTAAACGCAGACGTGGTTGTTCCGGTGCCCGACTCCGGTAGATCACAGGCACTTGGATATTCTGTATATTCTAAAATACCTTACAGTGAAGGGTTAATCAAGAATAGATACTCTGACAGGACTTTTATACTTCCTGACCAGGAATCAAGGTATAATGCAATTAAAATCAAACTTAATACCATTAAATCCGTGATAAACGGAAAAAGGGTTGTTCTGGTAGATGACAGCATTGTGCGGGGCAACACAATGAGGCATATCATAGGAATTCTGAGAAAAGACGGAGCTACCGAAGTCCATGTCCGTGTGGGTTCACCACCGATAATAGCCCCATGTTATTTTGGTGTTGATATGAAAACCAAGGATGATTTCATTGCAAACAACAATTCAATAGAAGATATTAGAAAGGAAATAGGTGCTGACTCCCTCGCCTACATATCAATAGAAGGGTTAAAAGAGAGCATAGGGATGAATGAGTTATGCCTGGGATGCCTTACCGGAATATACCCTGATGACATACCGGAAGGAGCAAAGCCAAATTACACCTGA
- a CDS encoding 50S ribosomal protein L37e: protein MSNGTASMGKANTKKIHIRCRRCGHNSYNVREKRCSYCGFPSPRIRHYNWAKAK, encoded by the coding sequence ATGAGCAATGGAACAGCATCAATGGGGAAGGCAAATACTAAAAAGATTCACATAAGATGCAGGAGATGCGGTCATAACAGCTACAATGTCAGGGAAAAAAGGTGTTCTTACTGTGGATTTCCATCCCCCAGAATTAGACATTACAACTGGGCAAAAGCCAAGTGA
- a CDS encoding LSM domain-containing protein gives MVNNNRSGYVPKPMETLKNSLEKNIMIDVKGNRMYSGILEGYDIYMNLVLKNATETINNENKGTFSMMLLRGDNIIFVSPPGGE, from the coding sequence ATGGTTAACAATAATAGGTCAGGATATGTTCCCAAACCAATGGAAACATTAAAAAACTCACTTGAAAAGAACATCATGATAGATGTTAAGGGCAACAGAATGTACTCGGGTATACTGGAAGGATACGATATATACATGAATCTTGTGCTGAAGAACGCTACAGAGACTATAAACAATGAAAACAAGGGAACTTTCAGCATGATGCTATTGCGCGGGGATAACATAATTTTCGTGTCCCCACCGGGAGGTGAATAA
- a CDS encoding phosphate-starvation-inducible PsiE family protein, with protein MEKQFDKKFINIVSLLLRSLLLIAFVAVILHMFIGIYYSVVGAVNSPSSIETYIYSFIDIIVEDSLLAVVIFEIYESVVEFFHGEGDTILYIINGAISFTAREIIVTVFTVHIFRIVNVYEIIGFSILIFALVASRYLLVISGAGKNEL; from the coding sequence ATGGAAAAGCAATTCGATAAGAAATTCATAAACATTGTTTCACTATTATTACGGTCTTTGCTGTTGATAGCCTTCGTTGCGGTTATTCTCCATATGTTTATAGGAATTTACTATTCGGTGGTGGGAGCAGTAAATTCACCATCTTCCATTGAAACTTATATATATTCTTTTATTGATATTATAGTAGAGGATTCCCTTCTTGCAGTTGTAATATTTGAAATATATGAAAGTGTTGTGGAATTTTTCCATGGGGAAGGTGATACTATCCTTTACATTATTAATGGTGCCATATCATTCACTGCCAGGGAAATAATAGTGACTGTCTTTACCGTACATATTTTCAGGATTGTAAATGTCTACGAAATCATAGGATTTTCAATACTTATATTTGCACTGGTAGCCTCCAGGTATCTGCTTGTAATATCCGGAGCAGGAAAAAATGAATTATGA
- a CDS encoding class I SAM-dependent methyltransferase produces the protein MERSCIRSSKISADDAIKKFRALGLLDTAYHIEQDENYVYIPLIRHIGGSINHDFKPREDVFTGIEKDSERRGLKNTGAPYIRLGNSIIFKSSISRRIVYKYASRLKVDNIYVETGKIRGIKREPSLKLIYGSGGETIVRESGVSYIMDLQKVMFSPGNINTRSKMKFIDFTGMVILDMFCGIGYFSLQILKNSRPARMVMCDINPDSIHYLKKNLQVNRIKSKVDVYTGDSRSVLPVMQADYIIMGNFNSINFIVAALLRSRIGTQISMHYLTPTESMNSTQDVIVDIARKLGYVIECIENTKVKSVGPHYQHMNAIFKVSRIL, from the coding sequence ATGGAAAGAAGTTGCATCAGGTCCAGCAAAATTTCTGCAGATGATGCCATAAAAAAGTTCAGGGCACTGGGATTGCTTGATACTGCTTACCATATTGAACAGGATGAAAATTATGTATACATTCCTCTCATCAGGCATATTGGCGGTTCTATTAATCATGACTTCAAGCCCCGTGAAGATGTATTTACAGGGATAGAAAAAGATTCTGAACGCAGGGGATTAAAAAATACAGGAGCTCCATATATCAGGCTTGGCAATTCAATCATATTCAAATCCAGCATAAGCCGGAGGATTGTATATAAATATGCATCACGGTTAAAAGTTGACAATATATATGTGGAGACAGGCAAAATTCGGGGAATTAAAAGAGAACCATCACTCAAATTAATTTACGGAAGTGGTGGGGAAACAATTGTAAGGGAGTCTGGAGTTTCCTATATTATGGATTTGCAAAAAGTTATGTTTTCGCCGGGAAATATAAATACCAGAAGCAAAATGAAATTTATAGATTTTACAGGCATGGTTATACTTGATATGTTCTGTGGGATAGGGTACTTCTCACTGCAAATTTTAAAAAATAGCAGGCCTGCCAGAATGGTAATGTGCGATATTAATCCTGATTCCATACATTATCTAAAAAAGAATCTACAGGTAAACAGGATTAAATCAAAGGTGGATGTATACACAGGCGATTCACGGTCAGTATTGCCAGTCATGCAGGCAGATTACATAATTATGGGCAATTTTAATTCTATTAATTTTATAGTAGCTGCACTTCTGCGTTCGAGGATCGGAACACAGATTTCAATGCATTACCTCACCCCAACTGAGAGTATGAATAGCACGCAGGATGTTATTGTAGATATTGCAAGGAAATTGGGTTATGTTATTGAATGCATTGAAAATACAAAGGTGAAATCTGTAGGGCCACATTATCAACACATGAATGCTATATTTAAGGTGAGCCGGATACTATAA
- a CDS encoding alpha/beta hydrolase-fold protein, with product MPLQSELVDIKSKVLRNNALGDPDERKILVFHPEELDPGAPLLIELAGLNGTPKLNNRFSQVLNKLYKRNMLGNAVIINPDFSTKYHVNQYMNSPAAGNYEDFIIKEIIPFISERYKTGKTALFGKSSGGFGAYTLAARNPEIINGFADHFGDSGFEYVYIPDIPVTYRELGDKDINEYVHEKSLKEDLNDNEIRALNILGMSAFYSYNNSESGFDLPFDRKTGMFRDDIWSRWSSFDPARNVDNNIENLKKLDAIYLDVGLKDEYNLYMGMRSLHRKMENFNISHRYNEFDGGHFYNTPRYEESLPFLVEKLS from the coding sequence ATGCCTTTACAGTCAGAACTCGTTGATATTAAAAGCAAAGTTTTGAGAAACAATGCACTTGGAGACCCTGATGAACGAAAAATCCTTGTATTCCATCCAGAAGAGCTTGATCCCGGGGCACCATTGCTAATAGAGCTTGCCGGGCTGAACGGAACGCCAAAGTTGAATAACCGTTTTTCGCAGGTACTGAATAAGTTATACAAAAGGAATATGCTGGGCAATGCAGTGATAATTAACCCGGATTTTTCTACAAAATATCATGTTAACCAGTATATGAACTCTCCAGCAGCAGGCAACTATGAGGATTTTATAATTAAAGAGATTATTCCATTTATTTCAGAAAGGTATAAAACCGGGAAAACTGCCCTTTTTGGAAAATCTTCCGGGGGATTCGGAGCTTATACACTGGCTGCAAGAAATCCAGAAATTATCAATGGATTTGCAGACCATTTCGGTGATAGTGGATTCGAATATGTATACATTCCGGATATACCTGTTACATACAGGGAACTCGGAGATAAAGACATAAATGAGTATGTTCATGAAAAATCCCTTAAAGAAGACCTCAACGACAATGAAATAAGGGCACTTAATATACTTGGCATGTCAGCCTTTTATTCATATAATAATTCTGAATCCGGATTCGACCTCCCATTCGATAGAAAAACAGGCATGTTCCGTGACGATATATGGAGCCGCTGGTCAAGTTTTGACCCTGCCAGAAATGTAGATAATAATATTGAGAACCTGAAAAAACTGGATGCAATTTATCTTGACGTCGGGCTTAAGGATGAATATAACCTGTATATGGGGATGAGGTCTCTGCATAGAAAGATGGAAAATTTCAATATAAGCCACAGGTATAACGAGTTTGATGGCGGCCATTTTTACAACACTCCAAGGTATGAGGAATCACTTCCGTTTCTTGTTGAAAAATTGAGTTAA
- a CDS encoding PadR family transcriptional regulator, translating to MYGKRYSEKDEKDCNGMNGEMGHRMGNMGHHRMGSGENRRGMHGFGLKYLILNMASSEEITGVDVIDRVDRRTEGRWVPSPGVIYPALRKLYEEGYLEMREDNNKKYYKATEKGKEVVKDTIFPWNQRKEEINSIDTILERMEDYAQFIIDNSSKLNDTEKDRIKKINSQLGTFK from the coding sequence ATGTATGGAAAAAGATACAGTGAAAAAGATGAAAAGGATTGCAATGGAATGAATGGTGAGATGGGGCATCGTATGGGAAATATGGGACACCACAGAATGGGTTCAGGAGAAAACAGGCGTGGAATGCATGGATTTGGGTTGAAATATCTCATACTTAATATGGCTTCCAGTGAGGAGATAACAGGTGTGGATGTAATAGACAGAGTAGACCGGAGAACAGAAGGACGATGGGTGCCATCGCCCGGAGTCATATATCCTGCACTGAGAAAATTGTATGAAGAAGGCTATCTTGAAATGAGGGAAGACAACAATAAAAAATACTACAAGGCAACAGAAAAGGGAAAAGAGGTAGTAAAAGATACAATATTTCCGTGGAACCAGCGCAAGGAGGAAATAAACAGCATAGATACCATTCTGGAAAGAATGGAAGATTATGCACAGTTCATTATTGACAACTCCAGCAAATTGAATGACACGGAAAAGGACAGGATTAAAAAAATAAACAGCCAGCTTGGTACGTTCAAATAA